The following proteins are co-located in the Syngnathus scovelli strain Florida chromosome 5, RoL_Ssco_1.2, whole genome shotgun sequence genome:
- the slit1b gene encoding slit homolog 1b isoform X4 has protein sequence MSGRSRGCGRASLRLLALLAVVSGVRGGGGGGARACPAPCSCLGNTVDCHGLGIRAVPTDIPRGVERLDLNGNNLTVISKSDFSGLKHLRVLHLMENQIREVERGALDELKDLERLRLNRNRLTQIPELLFQKNEALSRLDLSENAIRAIPRRAFRGAADLKNLQLDKNRIGCIEEGAFRALRSLQVLTLNNNNISSIPVSSFNHMPKLRTFRLHSNSLRCDCHLAWLSPWLRQRPALGLYTQCSAPPALRGLNLAELRKSDLACSGHSGSAFVQPCSLASGSCPPTCSCANNIVECRGRGLTAIPAHLPEAMAEIRLEQNGIKSVPPGAFTSYKKLRRIDLSNNQISEIAPDAFQGLKALNSLVLYGNKITELPAGVFDGLSSLELLLLNANEIRCVRASAFQDLESLALLSLYDNKIASLAKGTFGSLRGIQTLHLAQNPFVCDCNIKWLADFLGANPIETSGARCASPRRLANKRIAQIKSSKFRCSAKEQYHVPGAEDRRRVSGCDGKPSCPSKCRCEANVVDCSNLRLTKFPQPLPPATEELRLNNNDLTLLEATGAFKGLSQLKKINLSNNKISEIEDGAFEGASAVAELHLSANHLEAVRGAMFRGMDSLRMLMLRNNKIDCLHNGSFAGGLANVRLLSLYDNRLSAILPGTFDALPNLSTLNLLANPFNCDCRLSWLAAWLRSRRIVTGNPRCRGPAFLREIPLQDVAAPDFRCDDGSPAAESAGCRLGPQCPGACTCVDTVVRCSNKHLQALPRGLPANLTELYLDGNRFTRVPGHLGNFRHLQLIDLSNNQISSLSDDSFANMSQLTTLILSYNSLQCIPPLALGGLRKLRLLSLHGNDISELQQGIFDDVTSLSHLAIGSNPLYCDCRLLWLSEWLKSGYKEPGIARCSGPPAMEGKLLLTTPPERFLCQASVEASVAAKCNPCASSPCHNGGLCRALRSHSPPYACTCKDGFRGQHCESPADACASNPCINGATCLRDEQTGGFSCACASGFHGVYCEVDADDCRDHGCESGATCVDGAGNYTCLCPPGRDGLFCQEERDACAPAATNPCKNQATCVATAAGHRCVCVPGWVGPDCGLDYDECADHRCQNAARCVDHLDGYTCVCPQGYTGDLCEVSPASPCQLVHCQNGASCVEKAGAALCQCPAGFEGPACEKLVGVNFVNANAYVQLLDVKNLPRANITMQVSTGDDNGILLFNGDKEPIAVELHQGHIRVTYDPGNQPAAIYSSETVNDGLFHTVELLTLERTLNLSVDGGQAATLDGRRQAAGTDAPLYVGGLPEEAVAAASLLSLSSHAINTSGFHGCIRNLYINHELQDFTRGHMQAGVLPGCRACREFLCVHGSCQPGGGAQGVQCVCQSGWAGPHCDQPIREARGAVDAAGAPEALGSVCLGVPVRDYHRLQRGALLCRTSKTFSWVECQGRCQPEGVSPTCCAPLRLRRRRISFLCDDGTSVTQDVEKPLECGCKMCV, from the exons ATGAGCGGGAGGTCAAGAGGATGCGGGCGGGCGTCGCtgcggctcctggcgctgctggCCGTGGTGTCGGGGGttcgaggaggcggcggcggcggcgcgcgggcctGCCCGGCTCCCTGTAGCTGCCTGGGGAACACGGTGGACTGCCACGGCCTCGGGATCCGCGCCGTGCCCACCGACATCCCCAGAGGAGTGGAAAGGCT ggACCTGAACGGCAACAACCTGACCGTCATCAGCAAGTCGGACTTTTCCGGCCTGAAGCATCTGCGAGTGCT TCACCTCATGGAGAACCAAATTCGAGAGGTGGAGCGAGGCGCTCTGGATGAGCTGAAGGATCTGGAACGact TCGTCTCAACAGGAATCGTCtgacgcaaattccggagcttctCTTCCAGAAGAATGAAGCTTTATCGCGACT CGACCTCAGTGAAAACGCCATCCGGGCCATTCCCAGGAGAGCCTTCAGAGGAGCCGCCGACCTCAAAAATCT GCAGCTGGACAAGAACCGCATCGGCTGCATCGAGGAGGGCGCCTTCCGAGCATTGCGATCTCTGCAAGTACT GACgctgaacaacaacaacatcagcAGCATTCCCGTGTCCAGTTTCAACCACATGCCCAAACTGCGCACTTT tcggCTCCACTCCAACTCTCTGCGCTGCGACTGTCACCTGGCCTGGTTGTccccgtggctgcgccagcgccCGGCGTTGGGCCTTTACACCCAGTGCAGCGCCCCGCCCGCCCTCAGGGGACTCAACCTGGCCGAGCTGCGCAAGAGCGACTTGGCCTGCTCAG GCCACAGCGGCAGCGCCTTCGTGCAGCCGTGCAGCCTGGCGTCCGGCTCGTGTCCGCCGACGTGCTCGTGCGCCAACAACATCGTGGAGTGCCGGGGGCGAGGCCTGACCGCCATCCCCGCCCACCTCCCAGAGGCCATGGCAGAGAT TCGTCTGGAACAGAATGGCATCAAGTCTGTTCCTCCAGGTGCCTTCACCTCCTACAAGAAGCTTCGGCGAAT AGACCTGAGCAACAACCAAATTTCAGAGATTGCTCCGGATGCTTTTCAAGGCCTCAAAGCTCTCAACTCCTT GGTTTTGTACGGCAACAAGATAACGGAGCTTCCCGCCGGCGTGTTTGACGGCCTGTCCTCGCTGGAGCTGCT CTTGCTGAACGCCAACGAGATCCGCTGCGTGCGCGCCTCGGCCTTCCAGGATCTGGAGAGCTTGGCGCTGCTTTCGCTGTACGACAACAAGATCGCAAGTTTGGCCAAAGGAACCTTCGGCTCGCTGCGAGGCATCCAGACGCT CCACCTGGCCCAGAACCCCTTTGTGTGCGACTGCAACATCAAGTGGCTGGCCGACTTCCTTGGCGCCAACCCCATCGAGACCAGCGGGGCGCGCTGCGCCAGCCCGCGACGCCTCGCCAACAAGCGCATCGCGCAAATTAAAAGCAGCAAGTTCCGATGCTCCg CCAAGGAGCAGTACCACGTTCCAG GGGCCGAGGACCGCCGGCGGGTTTCCGGCTGCGACGGCAAGCCGTCGTGTCCCAGCAAGTGCCGCTGCGAGGCCAACGTGGTGGACTGCTCCAATTTGAGACTCACCAAGTTCCCCCAACCCTTGCCGCCGGCCACGGAGGAACT GCGTCTGAACAACAATGACCTCACCCTGCTGGAGGCCACGGGCGCGTTCAAGGGCCTCTCGCAGCTCAAGAAAAT AAACCTGAGCAACAACAAAATCTCGGAGATCGAGGACGGCGCCTTCGAGGGCGCCTCGGCCGTAGCCGAGCTCCACCTGAGCGCCAACCACCTGGAGGCGGTGCGGGGGGCCATGTTCCGAGGGATGGACTCGCTGCGCATGCT GATGTTGCGCAACAACAAGATCGACTGCCTGCACAACGGCAGCTTCGCCGGCGGGCTGGCCAACGTGCGTCTGCTGTCGCTCTACGACAACCGGCTGAGCGCCATCTTGCCCGGAACCTTTGACGCGCTTCCCAACCTCTCCACGCT GAACCTGCTGGCCAACCCGTTCAACTGCGACTGCCGTCTGTCCTGGTTGGCCGCCTGGCTGAGGAGCCGGCGCATCGTGACGGGAAACCCTCGCTGCCGAGGGCCGGCTTTCCTGCGCGAGATCCCGCTGCAGGACGTGGCGGCGCCCGACTTCCGCTGCGATGACG GCTCTCCGGCGGCAGAGTCGGCCGGCTGCCGTCTGGGCCCGCAGTGCCCCGGGGCTTGCACCTGCGTGGAcacggtggtgcgctgcagcaaCAAGCACCTGCAGGCCCTGCCCAGGGGACTTCCTGCTAACCTCACCGAACT ATATCTGGACGGGAACCGGTTCACGCGAGTACCCGGGCACCTGGGCAACTTCCGCCACCTGCAGCTTAT AGATCTAAGCAACAACCAAATCAGCTCCCTGTCCGACGACTCCTTTGCCAACATGAGCCAACTCACCACCCT GATCCTCAGTTACAATTCCTTACAATGTATTCCTCCTCTGGCACTGGGAGGCCTGCGAAAACTGAGGCTCTT ATCTCTGCACGGTAACGACATCTCTGAGCTGCAGCAAGGAATCTTCGACGACGTCACGTCACTCTCGCACCT CGCCATCGGCTCCAACCCGCTGTACTGCGACTGCCGCCTGCTGTGGTTGTCCGAGTGGCTGAAGAGCGGCTACAAGGAGCCGGGCATCGCGCGCTGCAGCGGACCGCCCGCCATGGAGGGCAAACTCTTGCTCACCACGCCGCCCGAACGCTTCCTCTGtcagg CTTCGGTTGAGGCCAGCGTGGCGGCCAAGTGCAACCCGTGCGCGTCGTCGCCTTGCCACAACGGAGGCCTCTGCCGGGCCCTGCGCTCGCACTCGCCGCCGTACGCGTGCACCTGCAAGGACGGATTCAGG GGCCAACATTGTGAGAGTCCCGCCGACGCGTGCGCCAGTAACCCTTGCATCAACGGAGCCACTTGTCTCCGAGACGAGCAGACGGGCGGCTTCAG TTGCGCGTGCGCGTCTGGCTTCCACGGCGTCTACTGCGAGGTGGACGCCGATGACTGCCGGGACCACGGCTGCGAGAGCGGCGCCACCTGCGTGGACGGCGCCGGCAACTACACTTGCCTGTGCCCACCGGGACGAGACG GCCTCTTTTGCCAGGAAGAGCGTGACGCCTGCGCCCCCGCCGCGACCAACCCCTGCAAGAATCAGGCCACCTGTGTCGCCACAGCCGCTGGACACCg ATGCGTGTGCGTCCCGGGTTGGGTGGGTCCCGACTGCGGCCTGGACTACGACGAGTGCGCGGACCACCGCTGTCAGAATGCGGCGCGCTGCGTGGACCACCTGGACGGATACACCTGCGTGTGTCCCCAGGGATACAC GGGCGATTTGTGCGAGGTGTCACCGGCCTCGCCCTGCCAGCTGGTCCATTGCCAAAACGGCGCCTCCTGCGTGGAGAAGGCGGGAGCAGCGCTGTGCCAGTGCCCGGCGGGCTTCGAGGGTCCTGCCTGCGAGAAGCTGGTCGGCGTCAACTTTGTCAACGCAAACGCTTACGTCCAACTGCTCGACGTCAAGAACCTCCCCCGAGCCAACATCACCATGCAG GTGTCTACTGGGGATGACAATGGCATTTTGTTGTTTAATGGAGATAAGGAGCCAATCGCTGTGGAGCTTCATCAAGGTCACATCAGGGTGACCTATGACCCCGGCAACCAGCCCGCCGCCATCTACAG CTCGGAGACGGTGAACGACGGTCTCTTCCACACGGTGGAGCTGCTGACCTTGGAGCGGACGCTCAACTTGTCGGTGGACGGAGGGCAAGCGGCCACGCTGGACGGACGCCGGCAGGCCGCCGGGACGGACGCGCCGCTCTACGTGGGAG GCCTTCCAGAGGAGGCAGTCGCCGCCGCCTCGCTGCTGTCGCTGTCCTCTCACGCCATCAACACGTCGGGTTTCCACGGCTGCATCCGGAACCTTTACATCAACCACGAGCTTCAGGACTTCACCCGAGGGCACATGCAGGCGGGCGTGCTGCCGGGGTGCCGGGCCTGCCGCGAGTTCCTCTGCGTGCATGGCTCTTGCCAACCAGGAGGGGGTGCACAG ggCGTGCAGTGTGTGTGCCAGTCGGGGTGGGCGGGGCCCCACTGTGACCAGCCAATCCGAGAAGCAAGGGGTGCGGTCGACGCTGCGGGAGCTCCTGAAGCTTTAG GCTCGGTGTGTTTGGGTGTCCCCGTGCGCGATTACCACCGCCTCCAGCGCGGGGCGCTCTTGTGCCGCACCTCCAAGACCTTCTCTTGGGTGGAGTGCCAGGGCCGCTGCCAGCCAGAGGGGGTTTCCCCGACCTGCTGCGCCCCGCTGAGGCTGCGGCGACGTCGGATCAGCTTTCTGTGCGACGACGGAACGTCTGTGACGCAAGATGTGGAGAAACCGCTAGAGTGTGGATGCAAAATGTGTGTGtag
- the slit1b gene encoding slit homolog 1b isoform X3: MSGRSRGCGRASLRLLALLAVVSGVRGGGGGGARACPAPCSCLGNTVDCHGLGIRAVPTDIPRGVERLDLNGNNLTVISKSDFSGLKHLRVLHLMENQIREVERGALDELKDLERLDLSENAIRAIPRRAFRGAADLKNLYVGTVQGRREGSRRRPLVAFNSSKRPGRTVRECVSLDRQLDKNRIGCIEEGAFRALRSLQVLTLNNNNISSIPVSSFNHMPKLRTFRLHSNSLRCDCHLAWLSPWLRQRPALGLYTQCSAPPALRGLNLAELRKSDLACSGHSGSAFVQPCSLASGSCPPTCSCANNIVECRGRGLTAIPAHLPEAMAEIRLEQNGIKSVPPGAFTSYKKLRRIDLSNNQISEIAPDAFQGLKALNSLVLYGNKITELPAGVFDGLSSLELLLLNANEIRCVRASAFQDLESLALLSLYDNKIASLAKGTFGSLRGIQTLHLAQNPFVCDCNIKWLADFLGANPIETSGARCASPRRLANKRIAQIKSSKFRCSAKEQYHVPGAEDRRRVSGCDGKPSCPSKCRCEANVVDCSNLRLTKFPQPLPPATEELRLNNNDLTLLEATGAFKGLSQLKKINLSNNKISEIEDGAFEGASAVAELHLSANHLEAVRGAMFRGMDSLRMLMLRNNKIDCLHNGSFAGGLANVRLLSLYDNRLSAILPGTFDALPNLSTLNLLANPFNCDCRLSWLAAWLRSRRIVTGNPRCRGPAFLREIPLQDVAAPDFRCDDGSPAAESAGCRLGPQCPGACTCVDTVVRCSNKHLQALPRGLPANLTELYLDGNRFTRVPGHLGNFRHLQLIDLSNNQISSLSDDSFANMSQLTTLILSYNSLQCIPPLALGGLRKLRLLSLHGNDISELQQGIFDDVTSLSHLAIGSNPLYCDCRLLWLSEWLKSGYKEPGIARCSGPPAMEGKLLLTTPPERFLCQASVEASVAAKCNPCASSPCHNGGLCRALRSHSPPYACTCKDGFRGQHCESPADACASNPCINGATCLRDEQTGGFSCACASGFHGVYCEVDADDCRDHGCESGATCVDGAGNYTCLCPPGRDGLFCQEERDACAPAATNPCKNQATCVATAAGHRCVCVPGWVGPDCGLDYDECADHRCQNAARCVDHLDGYTCVCPQGYTGDLCEVSPASPCQLVHCQNGASCVEKAGAALCQCPAGFEGPACEKLVGVNFVNANAYVQLLDVKNLPRANITMQVSTGDDNGILLFNGDKEPIAVELHQGHIRVTYDPGNQPAAIYSSETVNDGLFHTVELLTLERTLNLSVDGGQAATLDGRRQAAGTDAPLYVGGLPEEAVAAASLLSLSSHAINTSGFHGCIRNLYINHELQDFTRGHMQAGVLPGCRACREFLCVHGSCQPGGGAQGVQCVCQSGWAGPHCDQPIREARGAVDAAGAPEALGSVCLGVPVRDYHRLQRGALLCRTSKTFSWVECQGRCQPEGVSPTCCAPLRLRRRRISFLCDDGTSVTQDVEKPLECGCKMCV; the protein is encoded by the exons ATGAGCGGGAGGTCAAGAGGATGCGGGCGGGCGTCGCtgcggctcctggcgctgctggCCGTGGTGTCGGGGGttcgaggaggcggcggcggcggcgcgcgggcctGCCCGGCTCCCTGTAGCTGCCTGGGGAACACGGTGGACTGCCACGGCCTCGGGATCCGCGCCGTGCCCACCGACATCCCCAGAGGAGTGGAAAGGCT ggACCTGAACGGCAACAACCTGACCGTCATCAGCAAGTCGGACTTTTCCGGCCTGAAGCATCTGCGAGTGCT TCACCTCATGGAGAACCAAATTCGAGAGGTGGAGCGAGGCGCTCTGGATGAGCTGAAGGATCTGGAACGact CGACCTCAGTGAAAACGCCATCCGGGCCATTCCCAGGAGAGCCTTCAGAGGAGCCGCCGACCTCAAAAATCTGTACGTTGGAACTGTtcaaggaaggagggagggatcgAGGCGGCGCCCCCTTGTGGCGTTCAATTCATCCAAACGTCCTGGTCGTACGGTACGTGAGTGTGTGTCCCTTGACAGGCAGCTGGACAAGAACCGCATCGGCTGCATCGAGGAGGGCGCCTTCCGAGCATTGCGATCTCTGCAAGTACT GACgctgaacaacaacaacatcagcAGCATTCCCGTGTCCAGTTTCAACCACATGCCCAAACTGCGCACTTT tcggCTCCACTCCAACTCTCTGCGCTGCGACTGTCACCTGGCCTGGTTGTccccgtggctgcgccagcgccCGGCGTTGGGCCTTTACACCCAGTGCAGCGCCCCGCCCGCCCTCAGGGGACTCAACCTGGCCGAGCTGCGCAAGAGCGACTTGGCCTGCTCAG GCCACAGCGGCAGCGCCTTCGTGCAGCCGTGCAGCCTGGCGTCCGGCTCGTGTCCGCCGACGTGCTCGTGCGCCAACAACATCGTGGAGTGCCGGGGGCGAGGCCTGACCGCCATCCCCGCCCACCTCCCAGAGGCCATGGCAGAGAT TCGTCTGGAACAGAATGGCATCAAGTCTGTTCCTCCAGGTGCCTTCACCTCCTACAAGAAGCTTCGGCGAAT AGACCTGAGCAACAACCAAATTTCAGAGATTGCTCCGGATGCTTTTCAAGGCCTCAAAGCTCTCAACTCCTT GGTTTTGTACGGCAACAAGATAACGGAGCTTCCCGCCGGCGTGTTTGACGGCCTGTCCTCGCTGGAGCTGCT CTTGCTGAACGCCAACGAGATCCGCTGCGTGCGCGCCTCGGCCTTCCAGGATCTGGAGAGCTTGGCGCTGCTTTCGCTGTACGACAACAAGATCGCAAGTTTGGCCAAAGGAACCTTCGGCTCGCTGCGAGGCATCCAGACGCT CCACCTGGCCCAGAACCCCTTTGTGTGCGACTGCAACATCAAGTGGCTGGCCGACTTCCTTGGCGCCAACCCCATCGAGACCAGCGGGGCGCGCTGCGCCAGCCCGCGACGCCTCGCCAACAAGCGCATCGCGCAAATTAAAAGCAGCAAGTTCCGATGCTCCg CCAAGGAGCAGTACCACGTTCCAG GGGCCGAGGACCGCCGGCGGGTTTCCGGCTGCGACGGCAAGCCGTCGTGTCCCAGCAAGTGCCGCTGCGAGGCCAACGTGGTGGACTGCTCCAATTTGAGACTCACCAAGTTCCCCCAACCCTTGCCGCCGGCCACGGAGGAACT GCGTCTGAACAACAATGACCTCACCCTGCTGGAGGCCACGGGCGCGTTCAAGGGCCTCTCGCAGCTCAAGAAAAT AAACCTGAGCAACAACAAAATCTCGGAGATCGAGGACGGCGCCTTCGAGGGCGCCTCGGCCGTAGCCGAGCTCCACCTGAGCGCCAACCACCTGGAGGCGGTGCGGGGGGCCATGTTCCGAGGGATGGACTCGCTGCGCATGCT GATGTTGCGCAACAACAAGATCGACTGCCTGCACAACGGCAGCTTCGCCGGCGGGCTGGCCAACGTGCGTCTGCTGTCGCTCTACGACAACCGGCTGAGCGCCATCTTGCCCGGAACCTTTGACGCGCTTCCCAACCTCTCCACGCT GAACCTGCTGGCCAACCCGTTCAACTGCGACTGCCGTCTGTCCTGGTTGGCCGCCTGGCTGAGGAGCCGGCGCATCGTGACGGGAAACCCTCGCTGCCGAGGGCCGGCTTTCCTGCGCGAGATCCCGCTGCAGGACGTGGCGGCGCCCGACTTCCGCTGCGATGACG GCTCTCCGGCGGCAGAGTCGGCCGGCTGCCGTCTGGGCCCGCAGTGCCCCGGGGCTTGCACCTGCGTGGAcacggtggtgcgctgcagcaaCAAGCACCTGCAGGCCCTGCCCAGGGGACTTCCTGCTAACCTCACCGAACT ATATCTGGACGGGAACCGGTTCACGCGAGTACCCGGGCACCTGGGCAACTTCCGCCACCTGCAGCTTAT AGATCTAAGCAACAACCAAATCAGCTCCCTGTCCGACGACTCCTTTGCCAACATGAGCCAACTCACCACCCT GATCCTCAGTTACAATTCCTTACAATGTATTCCTCCTCTGGCACTGGGAGGCCTGCGAAAACTGAGGCTCTT ATCTCTGCACGGTAACGACATCTCTGAGCTGCAGCAAGGAATCTTCGACGACGTCACGTCACTCTCGCACCT CGCCATCGGCTCCAACCCGCTGTACTGCGACTGCCGCCTGCTGTGGTTGTCCGAGTGGCTGAAGAGCGGCTACAAGGAGCCGGGCATCGCGCGCTGCAGCGGACCGCCCGCCATGGAGGGCAAACTCTTGCTCACCACGCCGCCCGAACGCTTCCTCTGtcagg CTTCGGTTGAGGCCAGCGTGGCGGCCAAGTGCAACCCGTGCGCGTCGTCGCCTTGCCACAACGGAGGCCTCTGCCGGGCCCTGCGCTCGCACTCGCCGCCGTACGCGTGCACCTGCAAGGACGGATTCAGG GGCCAACATTGTGAGAGTCCCGCCGACGCGTGCGCCAGTAACCCTTGCATCAACGGAGCCACTTGTCTCCGAGACGAGCAGACGGGCGGCTTCAG TTGCGCGTGCGCGTCTGGCTTCCACGGCGTCTACTGCGAGGTGGACGCCGATGACTGCCGGGACCACGGCTGCGAGAGCGGCGCCACCTGCGTGGACGGCGCCGGCAACTACACTTGCCTGTGCCCACCGGGACGAGACG GCCTCTTTTGCCAGGAAGAGCGTGACGCCTGCGCCCCCGCCGCGACCAACCCCTGCAAGAATCAGGCCACCTGTGTCGCCACAGCCGCTGGACACCg ATGCGTGTGCGTCCCGGGTTGGGTGGGTCCCGACTGCGGCCTGGACTACGACGAGTGCGCGGACCACCGCTGTCAGAATGCGGCGCGCTGCGTGGACCACCTGGACGGATACACCTGCGTGTGTCCCCAGGGATACAC GGGCGATTTGTGCGAGGTGTCACCGGCCTCGCCCTGCCAGCTGGTCCATTGCCAAAACGGCGCCTCCTGCGTGGAGAAGGCGGGAGCAGCGCTGTGCCAGTGCCCGGCGGGCTTCGAGGGTCCTGCCTGCGAGAAGCTGGTCGGCGTCAACTTTGTCAACGCAAACGCTTACGTCCAACTGCTCGACGTCAAGAACCTCCCCCGAGCCAACATCACCATGCAG GTGTCTACTGGGGATGACAATGGCATTTTGTTGTTTAATGGAGATAAGGAGCCAATCGCTGTGGAGCTTCATCAAGGTCACATCAGGGTGACCTATGACCCCGGCAACCAGCCCGCCGCCATCTACAG CTCGGAGACGGTGAACGACGGTCTCTTCCACACGGTGGAGCTGCTGACCTTGGAGCGGACGCTCAACTTGTCGGTGGACGGAGGGCAAGCGGCCACGCTGGACGGACGCCGGCAGGCCGCCGGGACGGACGCGCCGCTCTACGTGGGAG GCCTTCCAGAGGAGGCAGTCGCCGCCGCCTCGCTGCTGTCGCTGTCCTCTCACGCCATCAACACGTCGGGTTTCCACGGCTGCATCCGGAACCTTTACATCAACCACGAGCTTCAGGACTTCACCCGAGGGCACATGCAGGCGGGCGTGCTGCCGGGGTGCCGGGCCTGCCGCGAGTTCCTCTGCGTGCATGGCTCTTGCCAACCAGGAGGGGGTGCACAG ggCGTGCAGTGTGTGTGCCAGTCGGGGTGGGCGGGGCCCCACTGTGACCAGCCAATCCGAGAAGCAAGGGGTGCGGTCGACGCTGCGGGAGCTCCTGAAGCTTTAG GCTCGGTGTGTTTGGGTGTCCCCGTGCGCGATTACCACCGCCTCCAGCGCGGGGCGCTCTTGTGCCGCACCTCCAAGACCTTCTCTTGGGTGGAGTGCCAGGGCCGCTGCCAGCCAGAGGGGGTTTCCCCGACCTGCTGCGCCCCGCTGAGGCTGCGGCGACGTCGGATCAGCTTTCTGTGCGACGACGGAACGTCTGTGACGCAAGATGTGGAGAAACCGCTAGAGTGTGGATGCAAAATGTGTGTGtag